Proteins encoded within one genomic window of Triticum aestivum cultivar Chinese Spring chromosome 2D, IWGSC CS RefSeq v2.1, whole genome shotgun sequence:
- the LOC123053248 gene encoding OVARIAN TUMOR DOMAIN-containing deubiquitinating enzyme 6, whose protein sequence is MTRIFVQRGPGGSSSNSARSGSQALQQQQQQQQNQPAAAAREEELTVQPQPLELLASGDTTEHLLEGGESSSNDPSRLVETVSESSSHVEEGSEREKPPKDDSNVTDPPFLMELSGLQLPDQFEQANPVQSGTVPSQITGAASHPPPPPAPPPKPSSSGNNGLRRMGSGSSNGVRIGSSRRPAAWPPVAAWTSASGSRPSSPRSLADCEGYNSADEQGACYTSSYDDSEREHMFEHDLRRVKGFEIRKMAADGNCLFRAVADQVYGDPETYDMARQMCVDYMERERDHFSQFMTEGFTPYCKRKRKDKVYGNNIEIQAFAEMYNRPIHIYSYSTEPINIFQGSYNTDVPPVRLSYHHGNHYNSVVDPRRLTVGAGLGFSSLRGTNSVDRDQVKAAIKAQQDQQIENALLAEGRLYSDLELTEKEIERMVMEASRAEYLNQQQVNFRESSRSGAEPSSSAAISGSSGSAAAADRGTENCFVLPDTVLTRSMQLLLAMGFSYMQVMEAYSIFGEDMDSMICYLVEMGGTGASPGGSNRRKGKAAE, encoded by the exons ATGACGAGGATCTTCGTGCAGCGTGGGCCCGGTGGCTCCTCGTCCAACTCGGCTCGCTCAGGCTCACAGGcactgcagcagcaacagcagcagcagcagaaccaGCCAGCAGCTGCTGCCCGGGAGGAGGAGCTTACGGTGCAGCCGCAGCCACTGGAGCTCTTGGCTTCAGGTGATACAACTGAGCATCTACTTGAGGGTGGCGAAAGTAGTAGCAATGATCCTTCAAGGCTGGTTGAAACTGTGTCTGAGAGCTCAAGTCATGTGGAAGAGGGATCTGAGAGAGAGAAACCTCCCAAGGATGACTCCAATGTGACCGATCCCCCTTTCTTGATGGAGCTGTCAGGACTCCAGCTTCCGGATCAGTTTGAGCAGGCGAATCCTGTGCAGTCAGGCACTGTGCCATCGCAGATAACTGGAGCAGCATCACACccaccgcctcctccggctccaccACCAAAACCATCATCATCTGGTAATAATGGGTTGAGGAGAATGGGATCTGGAAGCTCAAATGGTGTGCGGATTGGATCTTCAAGAAGGCCAGCTGCTTGGCCACCAGTGGCAGCTTGGACATCTGCTTCGGGTTCTCGCCCTTCTTCCCCTAGGTCACTTGCTGATTGTGAAGGGTACAATAGTGCAGATGAGCAAGGTGCCTGTTACACCTCTAGCTATGATGATTCG GAAAGGGAGCATATGTTCGAACATGACCTAAGGCGAGTGAAAGGGTTTGAAATAAGAAAGATGGCAGCAGATGGGAATTGCCTGTTCAGAGCAGTTGCTGATCAAGTTTATGGTGATCCAGAAACTTATGATATGGCTAGGCAGATGTGTGTTGACTATATG GAAAGGGAGCGGGATCATTTTTCTCAGTTCATGACGGAAGGCTTTACACCATATtgtaaaaggaaaagaaaagacaaG GTATATGGCAATAACATTGAGATCCAGGCATTTGCTGAGATGTACAATCGTCCAATTCACATATATTCATACAGTACAG AGCCTATTAACATTTTTCAGGGAAGTTATAACACAGATGTTCCTCCGGTTAGGTTAAGTTACCATCACGGTAACCATTATAATTCAGTTGTTGATCCTCGTCGGCTGACAGTTGGGGCAGGCCTTGGATTTAGCTCCCTTAGAGGG ACCAACAGTGTTGACAGAGACCAAGTGAAGGCTGCAATAAAAGCTCAGCAAGATCAGCAGATTGAGAAC GCACTTTTGGCTGAAGGGCGACTCTACTCTGATCTGGAGTTAACTGAGAAGGAAATAGAGCGGATGGTGATGGAGGCCTCTCGGGCAGAGTATCTGAACCAGCAGCAAGTTAACTTCAGAGAGTCATCAAGGTCAGGGGCAGAGCCATCTTCCTCCGCCGCAA TTAGTGGATCGTCTGGTTCGGCGGCAGCTGCGGATAGAGGCACTGAGAATTGTTTCGTACTCCCAGACACCGTGCTGACTCGCAGCATGCAGTTGCTCCTAGCAATGGGCTTTAGCTACATGCAAGTGATGGAAGCCTACAGTATATTCGGTGAGGACATGGACTCGATGATCTGCTACCTGGTGGAGATGGGAGGCACCGGAGCCTCCCCAGGCGGCAGCAACCGCCGGAAAGGGAAGGCTGCTGAGTGA